Proteins from a single region of Parasedimentitalea psychrophila:
- the lysC gene encoding Rz1-like lysis system protein LysC — translation MLLTACDPVAPVYVGPVVSKELVTPCAVPVKGPPSEGAFAEYALGWKATAGCNADKLRSVGKLIGPQ, via the coding sequence ATGCTTTTGACCGCATGTGATCCTGTTGCGCCGGTCTATGTGGGGCCGGTGGTGTCAAAAGAGCTGGTCACCCCCTGTGCTGTGCCTGTGAAAGGCCCACCCAGCGAAGGCGCCTTTGCCGAATACGCCCTTGGCTGGAAAGCAACAGCGGGGTGCAACGCCGACAAGTTGCGGAGCGTCGGGAAACTAATTGGCCCGCAATAG
- a CDS encoding helix-turn-helix domain-containing protein, producing the protein MSDISKLTELRKLMLDMERSVGLQDLSSAERDIYYAATELSEAHGGVTTTYLLKHMLVADVSRPTFFRALKSLVGKGYLAPSENSGRGQYTVKTPK; encoded by the coding sequence ATGTCAGATATCTCCAAGTTGACAGAACTGCGGAAGTTGATGCTGGATATGGAGCGTTCCGTAGGGCTTCAGGACCTATCTTCGGCCGAACGCGACATCTACTACGCTGCAACAGAGCTTTCAGAAGCGCACGGTGGTGTTACTACTACCTATTTGCTTAAACATATGTTGGTTGCAGATGTGTCTCGCCCCACATTTTTTCGAGCACTTAAATCTCTGGTAGGCAAAGGCTATCTTGCTCCGAGCGAAAATTCTGGGCGCGGTCAATATACTGTGAAAACACCCAAATGA
- a CDS encoding fibronectin type III domain-containing protein, with protein sequence MRRNLLFAALLGSTMLTPQRAEAAMVVGWIAGSLGIAGGSALAATAAYGAGVAFAGTVIGGFVVKTVVAIGLSALAAQLAPTPSIPSPGARMVNFAQPVAYAEWVYGRSRKGGPLGFTGFAEGKRYYVPILAAHPIEGIVQHWLDERIVTLFSEADAAKSNIAESPIKGYGRITAFTGDPGQLADPGLDAAFAEITAAHDFKGLSGAVLWAARPPQSSFTQIYPDGRQWAYAPVFDGKKDIYDPRDGQSRFTSNAALVFADWVVNVLGRDVDWAEVADEADASDVVALDGEGIPRQRWEINGTISDDQTFEAQRAQMAAACDAFVYERIDGKVGFTVGRWIEPELTLGPEDFLALELIEGQWGADAPDEVAAVYTEPDNGWRETPSGTWVERQVAMPVRDEPQLFMVTNHNQVSRLNKRLARTKLSQYQLRGTLGMKGYEILGGRSGGRAHRFVRVIHPEMGIDINIEVGELARESVGIFTLTANSVRPEDFDFDAATEEPQRPVYDGVVSDASIPVPSGLAVSAAATGSATIQWDVQDAAYVMDLQYRQTAVSSAWVLVSAAAGQSSLQVSGLLSGAEHEIQIRNRTNGLGVSDWSSSVTFTA encoded by the coding sequence ATGAGGCGTAACCTGCTGTTTGCCGCTCTGCTGGGTAGCACCATGCTGACACCGCAGCGGGCTGAGGCCGCGATGGTTGTCGGTTGGATCGCTGGCTCGTTGGGTATCGCTGGCGGCTCGGCTCTGGCTGCGACCGCTGCATATGGGGCAGGCGTCGCCTTTGCGGGGACGGTCATAGGCGGCTTTGTTGTCAAAACTGTTGTGGCCATCGGCCTGTCAGCCCTTGCGGCGCAACTAGCTCCGACCCCCTCTATTCCAAGTCCTGGTGCGCGGATGGTCAATTTTGCTCAGCCGGTGGCTTATGCCGAATGGGTCTATGGGCGATCGCGCAAGGGTGGACCGCTGGGCTTTACCGGGTTTGCAGAGGGCAAGCGGTATTATGTGCCGATCCTGGCGGCGCACCCGATTGAGGGCATCGTGCAGCACTGGCTGGATGAGCGGATTGTGACGCTGTTCAGCGAGGCCGACGCGGCCAAAAGCAATATCGCGGAAAGCCCGATCAAAGGCTATGGCCGGATTACCGCGTTCACCGGCGATCCCGGTCAGCTGGCAGATCCTGGCCTGGATGCGGCTTTTGCCGAGATAACCGCGGCGCATGATTTTAAGGGCCTGTCGGGGGCTGTTCTTTGGGCGGCGCGGCCACCGCAATCGAGTTTTACCCAGATTTACCCGGATGGCCGCCAGTGGGCCTATGCGCCGGTCTTTGATGGCAAGAAGGATATTTACGATCCGCGTGACGGTCAGAGCCGCTTCACCTCCAACGCGGCGCTGGTCTTTGCCGATTGGGTTGTCAATGTTCTGGGCCGTGACGTGGACTGGGCGGAAGTGGCTGATGAGGCCGACGCCAGCGATGTGGTGGCGCTGGACGGCGAGGGAATACCGCGCCAGCGCTGGGAAATAAACGGCACCATCTCGGATGATCAGACCTTTGAGGCACAGCGCGCACAGATGGCAGCGGCCTGCGATGCCTTTGTCTATGAGCGGATCGACGGCAAAGTCGGGTTTACCGTTGGCCGCTGGATCGAGCCTGAGCTGACGCTTGGGCCGGAGGACTTTCTTGCCCTGGAGCTGATCGAGGGCCAGTGGGGCGCCGATGCTCCGGACGAGGTGGCAGCAGTCTATACCGAACCGGATAACGGCTGGCGCGAGACGCCAAGCGGCACATGGGTGGAGCGTCAGGTTGCCATGCCGGTGCGCGATGAGCCGCAGCTGTTTATGGTGACAAACCACAATCAGGTGTCGCGCCTGAACAAGCGTCTGGCCCGCACCAAACTGTCGCAATACCAGCTGCGCGGCACTCTTGGCATGAAGGGGTATGAAATCCTCGGCGGGCGATCCGGGGGGCGGGCGCATCGATTTGTGCGGGTCATTCACCCGGAAATGGGCATTGATATCAATATCGAGGTTGGCGAGCTGGCGCGCGAAAGCGTCGGCATATTCACCCTGACCGCCAATTCGGTGAGGCCGGAAGATTTTGACTTTGACGCGGCAACTGAAGAGCCGCAGCGCCCGGTCTACGACGGGGTGGTGAGTGACGCCAGCATTCCGGTCCCCAGCGGCCTTGCGGTGTCAGCAGCAGCTACGGGGTCGGCAACGATCCAGTGGGATGTGCAGGACGCAGCCTATGTGATGGATCTGCAATACCGACAAACGGCGGTGTCTTCCGCCTGGGTGCTGGTGTCTGCGGCTGCAGGGCAAAGCTCCTTGCAGGTCTCCGGCCTGTTGTCCGGCGCTGAGCACGAGATCCAGATCCGCAATCGAACCAACGGCCTCGGGGTTTCCGACTGGTCGTCTTCTGTAACATTCACAGCTTAG
- a CDS encoding N-acetylmuramidase family protein → MNFTGKAQRLSDFDLPRVGALIGVGEDEIHAVLDVEARGRGFDKQSRPVMLFEPHIFYRELDGSERDSAVKMGLAYPKWRRNYPKDSYPRLIEAMKINGEAALRSASWGLGQVMGFNCSLCRYSSAKAMVTDFLDSEGAQLEAMVQFMLSAGLDDELRRHDWAGFARGYNGPAYAKHKYHHRLKAAFEKWAKIPDTKMKRGAASGIFLRSAA, encoded by the coding sequence ATGAATTTTACTGGCAAAGCACAACGGCTTTCCGATTTTGATCTGCCGCGCGTTGGCGCGCTGATCGGCGTTGGGGAAGATGAAATCCATGCGGTTCTCGATGTGGAAGCGCGCGGTCGTGGTTTTGACAAACAGAGCCGCCCGGTCATGTTGTTTGAGCCGCATATTTTCTATCGTGAGTTAGACGGGTCTGAGCGCGACAGCGCCGTGAAAATGGGCCTAGCTTACCCCAAATGGCGCAGGAACTACCCCAAGGACAGTTACCCGCGTCTGATCGAGGCGATGAAGATCAATGGCGAGGCCGCATTGCGGTCGGCCTCCTGGGGGCTTGGCCAGGTCATGGGATTTAATTGCTCCTTGTGCCGGTATTCATCAGCCAAGGCCATGGTGACTGATTTCCTGGACAGCGAGGGCGCGCAGTTGGAAGCAATGGTTCAATTCATGCTTTCGGCTGGGCTGGATGATGAGCTGCGCCGCCATGATTGGGCCGGGTTCGCGCGTGGCTACAACGGCCCAGCCTATGCCAAGCACAAATATCATCACCGTCTGAAGGCCGCCTTCGAGAAGTGGGCCAAGATCCCAGACACCAAAATGAAGCGCGGCGCGGCAAGTGGTATCTTCCTGCGGTCGGCAGCGTGA
- a CDS encoding cold-shock protein has translation MANGTVKWFNSTKGFGFIAPDGGSNDVFVHISAVERSGLTGLADNQKVTFDIEPGRDGRESAVNLALA, from the coding sequence ATGGCTAATGGCACTGTAAAATGGTTCAATTCTACCAAAGGCTTCGGCTTCATCGCACCCGATGGAGGCAGCAATGACGTGTTCGTCCACATTTCCGCTGTTGAGCGTTCCGGTCTGACCGGTCTGGCCGACAACCAGAAAGTGACTTTTGATATCGAGCCCGGCCGTGACGGTCGAGAGTCCGCTGTGAACCTCGCACTGGCATAA